CATTAACATTTCAACATTTTCTTCGACACATTCAGATGGTGGCTTATTAATCTTGCGTACAATTAAGTATAAACCAATCAGTGTTAAAcctatgaaaatgtaaaaaaatatgtttaaatgattcattattcaatattttattataaaagtattaatttaccatttaaaatacttggaaaaacaataaaaaaatttaaagtagttGAACGGTAATGAATTGCTTCACTGAGATACAAAACAATGGATAAGACCATAGACATAGCACCAATGCTGACCATTCTACAAAttaagaatacaaaatattaaattctaaaaaatctttaaaaaaaatgatgtgcTCAATAGTGAATACAAAATAACCACTTTTTTAGTACTTACGGTTTATAGTGAATAAATAATGAGCAATGTATCAAACATAGAGCTTTAAGAAGTGAAAACATACCCAGCACTCTTGGTAAAGTTAATTCCTCtgtgaataatttaattgaataattagatTAATATTTCTCCTGtactaaattttgattttaaagctataattatcaatatactataatacaattacaaatgTACATAACTTCTGGAATAAGTATTTACTTATCTGAGCATTTTTAATGACCTCCTTGTGCTAATATTAgatagtataatacaaaaccACATTAACCAAAATCATTCAAAGAGGTGTCTGTTttgatagaataataaattccaactGTTCAATTGTTTtccatgtatatttaatatttttaatttgtgctaTTTGCCTATTTTagcatttattaatatgaaaatatttttcctattgAATCAGTTAACTTCACATATTCTCATttagtttttgtaaataataacaattattagataatttctgacttaataatttatcatcagTACTagttaaacttaataattaaaatttagagCAGAAATAACTTAATGAAAATTTGGttatagcttaaaatatttctaaatcattattcaatgcctattacaatttatattttaatgtttaagatCTAAACCATCGTTAAATAACACAGAAACAGAAATAACATCCTAGTAATactaccataggcgcaaatagtatTTGGGATTAGGGGTGGGGGCgcaagccttactttgataatattgaataagctctAAACagaatgtaggaaatgtttgggagggcttagtccctaaagccccccccccctagttgcgcctatgctaACTACAATACCAAACCTTTTATTTAGTTTGctcaataaaaacttaataacaattatttgggTTATAAAAATACCCAAATTTCAAATAACATCGCTAGTTAAAGAATTAGTTGACCCGTTTATCAGATGTAAAAACTATTGTAGGTACCGTGTATAAAGTGTTCATCTGCCTGTAAATTGGTCTGCGTTCCAATGatacatttgttttcaaaaaacgaTCGAAACGTTACGCCGAGGTCCATGAAAGCCACAAATGCCAACCACCCCCGGAAAGTGTAAAGGATTTTGTCTTCCACCATGATTCACAGTTAAGCTACAACAATGACACATTAACACAATCGCTACACActagtgtaaataatattctagACTTTTGATTCAAACAATAGTAACAGTCCCATACTGTGTACTTGTGACTAACACTATTGGTTCGATCTATCGTCATCAAATACAAAACATACTACAATATTGGCATCTACAGTGCCGGATTAAACCATTTGTTGGTTAGGCCTTAAGGATTTCGAGGCACTGTAGCAAAGCAGTCAAATTTGAAAAGTACAAAtgtctacaatatattatttgtgtattgtaCCATctctaattttgttttatttcatgtcGGGACATCAATTAATGTCTTAGGTTGTAGCCTGTAGGCACTGTGCTTAATGGTTAATCCGGCCCCGAgcgacctattttttttatacgtctAAATactgtttgttgttttttttgtaacatcGTCAAAGTATTGACTACTACGACACTACgtgattaatattgttaaacatcGTACTATACCTAGCGCGCACCCAAACACACGGCACAAGCCGACACTCGACAGTCTACACGATGGattattttcctaaaatatgttaatttatgttttgttatttgattttcGGGACGGTCGTCATCACTCTTTGCCGCTGGGCGTTGATAATAATTTGCTCGTCGCCGTTGGacgaaaacaaacaaaataatttatatacagtgGCGAGTCGTTAGTCAGCCGCGTTTAGCGTCATCGTGCCGAAACGTGAAGCGTacgacatgataatatattattgtgatgtgTGATATTTAGCAGACGAATGACGATGTCTGGAATTCGGAACCAGAGAATTTAGGGCTGCAACCGCACAACACCAAGACCAGCAGCCGCCAGCCAGTCACACCGACAGTGAACCGATTGGCgtttggaatttatattttaaaacaaaaacagaataaattataatgaatattatagtcGAATGTGCGATGGGTGGTAGTATAAATAGAACGGATTACAGATTATGTATATTGAATGTGTAGTCATCAACTACTCAGAAATACtagaaacaataaaattattgtctgagatatgtttattgtttactttaCCGGGTTAAAGGTAAATTCGTAGATTTCGGCTTATCAGTAATTACTTATCACGGTCACTGTTTGTTACTACTGTTTGATTCAAACCATagaaaaaaatcagaaaatgacctctctaaagtaccatcatgatccaatttgctaaaatataaggtactattatgttgaaatcgaagcactccttctggaagaaattttgtatacaggaataggatatatataaaaaaaaataaacaccattataaaaacaatagcttcctcactccgctcagaatctaaaatagtagataagaaaatccattttatatatatgacatTGTCGACGTGCACCGAGTCGGCGGCAGTCAGCAATGGAGatgttggtattgtgttttaatgtttttctaacttttcataataacttctaaattcatgaaataattacaatttaaacatgaataaataaattatttcagactatttttttaataaatctttaataattagaaatcaaaattaaccgaaattaaccggtatttttcaaaaccggtattaaccggttctagaacccttatatttttttagacaaccgaaacaaaatcggaacccttagacaaattaatttaataaccagaaccggaactggaaccgaaaCACCCAACAGGTTCCAGTCTCtgcctttatgtagaaaaaattatttttgttagttatttttaaatatagtagtaggttacaaataaataatgataataattacatataagtctttatgttatacttgtaaagaaatattaaaaaatatataagttgtataaaatactaaaatgtataaatgaatacgtaatatttataaaaataatttttgttgtcaataaaatatagaaaactatgataataattacaattcctgttataattcattttttttactcacttttgaTAGCACTTACATTAGGTTAGGTTGctggttcactactttttaaagtagttatttgaaaccaacttaacaaaatgattgtgtattatatta
This portion of the Acyrthosiphon pisum isolate AL4f chromosome A1, pea_aphid_22Mar2018_4r6ur, whole genome shotgun sequence genome encodes:
- the LOC100572430 gene encoding uncharacterized protein LOC100572430 produces the protein MVEDKILYTFRGWLAFVAFMDLGVTFRSFFENKCIIGTQTNLQADEHFIHEELTLPRVLGMFSLLKALCLIHCSLFIHYKPMVSIGAMSMVLSIVLYLSEAIHYRSTTLNFFIVFPSILNGLTLIGLYLIVRKINKPPSECVEENVEMLMSKLKYQKNKKYICKKK